One Acetobacterium sp. KB-1 DNA segment encodes these proteins:
- the cas2 gene encoding CRISPR-associated endonuclease Cas2, with protein MRIIVMFDLPTLTKSDRREASLFRTNLIKNGFFMVQLSVYCRVTRNHDDARKNVGIIKSFLPPHGSVRVLTITEKQYASMQILIGDKTASETFLNTEDILEL; from the coding sequence ATGCGAATTATAGTAATGTTTGATTTACCAACGTTAACGAAAAGCGATCGCCGCGAGGCGTCATTATTCCGAACAAACCTGATCAAGAATGGATTCTTTATGGTGCAATTATCGGTATATTGTAGAGTGACCCGTAATCATGATGATGCCCGAAAAAATGTAGGCATCATCAAATCCTTTCTCCCACCCCACGGCTCGGTGAGAGTGCTGACAATTACCGAAAAACAATATGCGTCTATGCAGATCTTAATAGGCGATAAAACAGCATCTGAAACATTTCTCAATACGGAAGACATTTTGGAACTCTAA
- a CDS encoding virulence RhuM family protein, giving the protein MTRRNNDKKKNEITIHSSAAEYLTFVASSGEGGVEIRYEDENIWLTQKMMAELYDVSVSAINQHIKKIFGDGELESAAVIKKFLITAADGKRYKTNHYSLQLIIAVGFKVNNERAVRFRKWAIQIVKDYTIQGWTMDVDRLKKGHMFTDEYFDRQLQYIREIRLSERKFYQKVTDIYATAFDYDKDANTTREFFKLVQNKMHWAVHRHTAAELIVERADAKKENMGLTTWQAAPQGKIIKADVSIAKNYLNEKEMDYMGRIVSIYLDYAELQAERKIPLSMEDWAKRLDGFLEFNGNEILKGAGKISHEQAKLHAETEFEKYRIVQDRLFVSDFDRFMGFEDKPIE; this is encoded by the coding sequence ATGACCAGACGGAACAATGATAAAAAGAAAAACGAAATTACCATACATAGCAGTGCTGCTGAGTACTTAACCTTTGTCGCTTCCAGCGGGGAGGGCGGCGTTGAAATACGTTACGAAGATGAGAATATTTGGCTTACACAAAAAATGATGGCGGAACTCTATGATGTCAGCGTTTCTGCAATCAATCAGCATATTAAAAAAATATTTGGCGACGGAGAACTTGAGTCTGCAGCAGTTATTAAGAAATTCTTAATAACTGCTGCAGATGGTAAACGGTACAAGACAAATCATTATAGTCTGCAATTGATTATCGCAGTGGGATTCAAGGTTAACAACGAACGCGCAGTTCGTTTTAGGAAATGGGCGATTCAAATTGTCAAAGATTATACGATACAAGGTTGGACAATGGACGTTGATCGGCTCAAAAAAGGCCATATGTTTACAGACGAATATTTTGACCGTCAACTACAATATATTCGCGAAATTCGGTTATCAGAACGCAAATTTTATCAAAAAGTGACCGATATTTATGCCACTGCCTTCGATTATGACAAAGATGCCAATACTACTCGTGAGTTTTTCAAGTTAGTCCAAAATAAAATGCACTGGGCTGTTCATCGTCACACGGCAGCTGAGTTGATTGTGGAACGAGCTGATGCTAAAAAAGAGAATATGGGTCTGACCACATGGCAGGCTGCACCCCAGGGAAAAATCATCAAAGCAGATGTTTCAATTGCGAAGAATTATCTAAATGAAAAAGAAATGGATTATATGGGACGTATTGTGTCCATTTATTTGGATTATGCAGAATTACAAGCTGAACGCAAGATTCCTTTATCGATGGAAGACTGGGCAAAAAGGCTCGACGGTTTTTTAGAGTTTAATGGTAACGAAATTTTAAAGGGGGCTGGTAAAATATCCCATGAACAGGCAAAACTCCATGCCGAAACCGAGTTTGAAAAGTATCGTATTGTGCAGGATCGACTTTTTGTTAGTGATTTTGATCGGTTTATGGGATTCGAAGACAAGCCAATAGAGTAA
- a CDS encoding IS66 family transposase, with translation MAYPFARQEKDWYRLGLILSRSNMANWTNRCSEEWLTSIYERILAELRTCEVLHMDETRIQCNREEGRKANSESYMWVIRSAACETIRAVFFHYSPTRKGEIARQLLSGFHGYLTTDAYAAYEQVENIRRNLCWSHCRRYFIDSIPLTSNGKEIPGSKGAEGRAYIDLLFKIENEIKDLPYEEIREKRLERSRPILDAFWSWVDETAAIPTTNEKLTKALNYSKNQKKYLETFLEDGRLPISNNLCEASIKPFATGRRAWLFADSPKGATANAVLYTLVESARANELNVFEYLNYLLTEIPNSDYLHQPEVLEKYLPWSQELPEVCRLNHNYKKCLK, from the coding sequence ATCGCTTACCCCTTTGCCCGTCAGGAAAAAGACTGGTATCGGTTGGGGCTCATTCTATCCCGGTCAAACATGGCTAACTGGACAAACCGCTGCAGCGAAGAATGGCTAACCTCGATTTATGAACGTATTCTTGCCGAACTGCGTACCTGTGAGGTGCTGCATATGGATGAGACACGGATTCAGTGTAACCGGGAGGAAGGCAGGAAAGCCAACAGCGAATCCTATATGTGGGTGATCCGTAGTGCGGCATGCGAGACAATCCGAGCCGTTTTCTTTCATTATTCGCCGACACGCAAAGGGGAGATCGCCAGGCAGCTGCTTTCCGGATTCCATGGCTATTTAACGACGGATGCGTATGCCGCTTATGAACAAGTCGAGAATATCCGGCGCAACTTATGTTGGTCGCACTGTCGTAGATATTTTATCGACAGCATTCCCTTGACCAGCAATGGGAAAGAAATCCCGGGTTCAAAGGGTGCCGAAGGACGAGCGTACATCGACCTGCTTTTTAAAATTGAGAACGAAATAAAGGATCTTCCTTATGAGGAGATCAGAGAAAAGCGTCTGGAAAGGTCACGCCCCATCCTCGATGCCTTTTGGTCGTGGGTTGACGAAACTGCGGCCATTCCAACGACAAATGAAAAGTTGACTAAAGCCCTGAATTATTCCAAAAACCAGAAGAAATATCTGGAAACCTTCCTGGAAGACGGACGTCTTCCCATCTCCAACAATCTCTGTGAGGCCAGCATCAAACCTTTTGCAACAGGGCGCCGCGCCTGGCTTTTTGCCGATTCGCCTAAAGGTGCAACCGCCAATGCGGTTCTGTACACGCTGGTGGAATCAGCCCGGGCTAATGAACTTAATGTATTCGAATATCTGAATTACCTTCTGACAGAAATCCCCAACAGTGACTATCTGCACCAGCCGGAAGTACTTGAAAAATACCTGCCATGGTCTCAGGAATTGCCTGAGGTGTGCAGACTCAATCATAACTACAAAAAGTGCCTCAAATAA
- a CDS encoding IS66 family transposase, with translation MTGQEELLMLRALVEKQKEELAAKDDIIAKQNIRIENMVQALLQARKKLFGSSTETSRNLDGQLSLFEKTQELAKELFGEQQKITVPSHTRKARQPGVRQEMLAGLPKEIEEYIIGPDDSCVKCGGALTVIGKRIVRTEVTYEPPKLKVKQIVQQIAKCTQCGKEGSENPKDHFQKAAIPVPVLPHSIATPSLVAQVMYQKFAMGMPFARQEKDWYRLGLILSRSNMANWTNRCSEEWLTSVYERILAELRTCEVLHMDETRIQCNREEGRKANSESYMWVIRSAACETIRAVFFHYSPTRKGEIARQLLSGFHGYLTTDAYAAYEQVENIRRNLCWSHCRRYFIDSIPLTSNGKEIPGSKGAEGRAYIDLLFKIENEIKDLPYEEIREKRLERSRPILDAFWSWVDETAAIPTTNEKLTKALNYSKNQKKYLETFLEDGRLPISNNLCEASIKPFATGRRAWLFADSPKGATANAVLYTLVESARANELNVFEYLNYLLTEIPNSDYLHQPEVLEKYLPWSQELPEVCRLNHNYKKCLK, from the coding sequence ATGACAGGACAAGAAGAACTGCTGATGCTGCGGGCGCTGGTGGAAAAACAGAAAGAAGAGCTGGCCGCCAAAGACGACATCATTGCCAAACAGAATATCCGCATTGAAAATATGGTGCAGGCGCTGCTGCAAGCTCGCAAAAAACTGTTTGGTTCCTCCACTGAAACATCGAGAAACCTGGATGGACAACTATCCCTGTTTGAAAAAACGCAGGAACTCGCGAAAGAACTGTTTGGTGAACAGCAGAAAATAACCGTCCCCAGTCATACCCGGAAAGCCCGCCAACCCGGAGTCCGTCAGGAAATGCTTGCCGGTCTTCCGAAGGAGATTGAAGAGTACATCATTGGGCCGGATGATTCCTGCGTCAAGTGCGGTGGAGCCCTTACGGTCATCGGCAAACGGATCGTCCGAACCGAAGTGACCTATGAGCCACCAAAACTGAAGGTGAAGCAGATTGTCCAGCAGATTGCAAAATGTACCCAGTGTGGCAAAGAAGGCAGTGAGAATCCCAAGGATCATTTTCAGAAAGCCGCCATACCGGTGCCGGTACTCCCGCATTCCATTGCCACGCCGTCTCTGGTGGCTCAGGTCATGTACCAGAAGTTTGCCATGGGCATGCCCTTTGCCCGTCAGGAAAAAGACTGGTATCGGTTGGGGCTCATTCTATCCCGGTCAAACATGGCCAACTGGACAAACCGCTGCAGCGAAGAATGGCTAACCTCGGTTTATGAACGTATTCTTGCCGAACTGCGTACCTGTGAGGTGCTGCATATGGATGAGACACGGATTCAGTGTAACCGGGAGGAAGGCAGGAAAGCCAACAGCGAATCCTATATGTGGGTGATCCGTAGTGCGGCATGCGAGACAATCCGAGCCGTTTTCTTTCATTATTCGCCGACACGCAAAGGGGAGATCGCCAGGCAGCTGCTTTCCGGATTCCATGGCTATTTAACGACGGATGCGTATGCCGCTTATGAACAAGTCGAGAATATCCGGCGCAACTTATGTTGGTCGCACTGTCGTAGATATTTTATCGACAGCATTCCCTTGACCAGCAATGGGAAAGAAATCCCGGGTTCAAAGGGTGCCGAAGGACGAGCGTACATCGACCTGCTTTTTAAAATTGAGAACGAAATAAAGGATCTTCCTTATGAGGAGATCAGAGAAAAGCGTCTGGAAAGGTCACGCCCCATCCTCGATGCCTTTTGGTCGTGGGTTGACGAAACTGCGGCCATTCCAACGACAAATGAAAAGTTGACTAAAGCCCTGAATTATTCCAAAAACCAGAAGAAATATCTGGAAACCTTCCTGGAAGACGGACGTCTTCCCATCTCCAACAATCTCTGTGAGGCCAGCATCAAACCTTTTGCAACAGGGCGCCGCGCCTGGCTTTTTGCCGATTCGCCTAAAGGTGCAACCGCCAATGCGGTTCTGTACACGCTGGTGGAATCAGCCCGGGCTAATGAACTTAATGTATTCGAATATCTGAATTACCTTCTGACAGAAATCCCCAACAGTGACTATCTGCACCAGCCGGAAGTACTTGAAAAATACCTGCCATGGTCTCAGGAATTGCCTGAGGTGTGCAGACTCAATCATAACTACAAAAAGTGCCTCAAATAA